A window of Armatimonadota bacterium genomic DNA:
ACCTGGGGATGTCGGTGGGGAGCAGGTGCTGGGTGTGCTCGTCGCGGCATCTTGCGTCGCGGAGCTTTGGACCATAAGCTCTTTCCAGAATATTCAAGAGTTGGTGATTGGCTTCGTCGCCGATGGCGTGGCAGATCGTCTGAAAGCCGCTCTGCTGGGCTGCCCGGCAATTCGATTCGAAGGCGCCGTCGGTCATTCCGGCGCGCGGGAGGCCCCGGTTGGCCTCTTGTCCGGGAAGGTTGTCGGCGAAAGGCTCGTGCATGTAGGCGCTGCGCGAACCCAGCGAGCCGTCCATATACGCCTTGAACCCACCAACCTTCATCCAGCCCGACTTGCCCGCGAACGCCTTCATCCGATTTGCCCCTGAAGCGACCGAGCCGACCGTAGGGTAAAGAGAGAACCGGACAGACATTGGCCCTTTGGCGAGCCGCTCGTAGACGTCCAGGTCAGAGAGCGAAGGAATGTCGCTCACGGCGGTCACGCCGTAGCGGTTCGCCTCGCCCATCGCCCTCTTTAGGGCCGCCAAGTTGTCCTCTTTCGAGGGTGCGGGGATGAACTTCGCCACAAGGCTCGCAGCGGTGTCCACTAGGATGCCCGTGGGTTCGCCGGTGGCGGGGTCCCGTACGATCCTGCCGCCCGGAGGGTCCTTCGGTCCTTCTTTGGTGATGCCGGCGAGCTTGAGGGCGGCGGAATTCGCCAGCCCCGAATGGCCATCCATTCGCTCAAGCCAGACCGGCCGCCCGCCACTTGCGGAGTCCACCCATTCCTTCCTTGGGTCCTCTCTGACGGGCCAGCTTTCCACCGACCAGCCACCGCCCTCGACCCACTGGCTCGGGCGAAGCGTCTTGGCATAGGCCTCGATCCGGGCGATGAAGTCCGCCTTGTCCTTTGCCGGGCGAAGGTCCAACTGAGCCAAACTGGTTCCCCCTCCCAGCATGTGCGTATGGGAGTCGATCAGCCCGGGAAGGACAGTTCGGCCCCTTGCGTCGATGCGCCGGGTTTTGCGCCCAATGTAGGCCGCGCTTTTGGGGCCGACATAGACGAAAGTACCGCCACGGATTGCCGCAAAAGGAGCCATCGCGGGAAGGCCATCGCTCCAAATCTGAGCGTTTTCAATGACGATATCCGCCGGTGCTGCGAGGGCGACGGCGAGGAGGAAGGCGACCATGTGCGTGTTCTACCCTTCCGGGACTATCGTTCCCTCCTCAAAGACCTTCAAAATGACAGGAGATGGATCGTCGGCATGCCAAGGCTGAGTTGCTCAAGGTTTTGCCGGGCATTGGCGATTTGCTTCGCGCTCTGCCGCTGGAGTCGGCGATGCCCGACCTGTTCCCCCAAACGCCCCAAGAAGGACGGGCGAGCGTCGCTGCGCGCGAATTCTTGGCGACAGAGCCGGCCGCTTCGAGTCCAGCGATCCAAGCGGGAATCTGGCTCTATCTCGACGCCCTTCATGTCAGCCATTCGATCAGCCAAGGCATACCGGGCCCGACCGGCGCGGCGTGGCATGCGATCATGCACCGAAGGGAAGGCGACTTCTGGAACAGCAAGTAC
This region includes:
- a CDS encoding amidohydrolase — protein: MVAFLLAVALAAPADIVIENAQIWSDGLPAMAPFAAIRGGTFVYVGPKSAAYIGRKTRRIDARGRTVLPGLIDSHTHMLGGGTSLAQLDLRPAKDKADFIARIEAYAKTLRPSQWVEGGGWSVESWPVREDPRKEWVDSASGGRPVWLERMDGHSGLANSAALKLAGITKEGPKDPPGGRIVRDPATGEPTGILVDTAASLVAKFIPAPSKEDNLAALKRAMGEANRYGVTAVSDIPSLSDLDVYERLAKGPMSVRFSLYPTVGSVASGANRMKAFAGKSGWMKVGGFKAYMDGSLGSRSAYMHEPFADNLPGQEANRGLPRAGMTDGAFESNCRAAQQSGFQTICHAIGDEANHQLLNILERAYGPKLRDARCRDEHTQHLLPTDIPRFGKLGVIASMQPFHKADDARYAEQRIGLERSKSSYAFKSLLDSGAVLAFGSDWPVVSINPFLGVEAAVTGKTLDGRFWMTQENLTVAEALRSYTSRAAYAMFMENEIGKIAPGFRADFIVLNQSPFAPNPNWSEIRPVEVWVEGKRVR